One Cervus canadensis isolate Bull #8, Minnesota chromosome 1, ASM1932006v1, whole genome shotgun sequence genomic window carries:
- the SP6 gene encoding transcription factor Sp6: protein MLTAVCGSLGSQHTDAPAASPPRLDLQPLQTYQGHTSPEAGDYPSPLQPGELQSLPLGPEVDFSQGYELPGASSRVTCEDLENDSPLVPGPFSKLLQPDMSHHYESWFRPTHPGTEDGSWWDLHPGTSWMDLPHAQSALTSPGHPGALQAGLGGYVGDHQLCAPPPHPHPHHLLPAAGGQHLLGPPDGAKALEAAAPESQGLDTSLDGAARPKGSRRSVPRSSGQTVCRCPNCLEAERLGAPCGPDGGKKKHLHNCHIPGCGKAYAKTSHLKAHLRWHSGDRPFVCNWLFCGKRFTRSDELQRHLQTHTGTKKFPCAVCSRVFMRSDHLAKHMKTHEGTKEEAAGAAAAEGKAGGVEPPGGKGKREAEGSAAPSN, encoded by the coding sequence ATGCTAACCGCCGTCTGCGGCTCTCTGGGCAGCCAGCACACGGACGCGCCTGCTGCCTCCCCGCCGCGCCTCGACCTGCAGCCTCTCCAAACATACCAGGGCCACACGAGCCCGGAGGCCGGGGACTACCCCTCCCCGCTgcagcctggagagctgcagagCCTCCCGCTGGGCCCCGAGGTGGACTTCTCACAGGGCTATGAGCTGCCGGGGGCCTCCTCTCGGGTAACCTGCGAGGACCTGGAAAACGACAGCCCCTTGGTCCCGGGACCCTTTTCCAAGCTCCTGCAGCCGGACATGTCACACCATTACGAATCGTGGTTCCGGCCGACACACCCAGGCACCGAGGATGGCTCGTGGTGGGACCTTCATCCGGGTACCAGCTGGATGGACCTCCCCCACGCTCAGAGCGCGCTGACCTCACCTGGCCACCCCGGGGCGCTTCAGGCTGGCTTGGGGGGCTACGTCGGAGACCACCAGCTCTGCGCCCCGCCGCCCCACCCACACCCGCACCACCTCCTCCCAGCCGCCGGAGGGCAGCACCTCCTGGGGCCTCCCGACGGGGCGAAGGCGTTGGAAGCGGCCGCCCCGGAGTCCCAGGGCCTGGATACCAGTCTGGACGGGGCGGCCCGGCCCAAAGGCTCCCGGCGGTCGGTGCCCCGCAGCTCAGGCCAGACCGTTTGCCGCTGTCCCAACTGCCTGGAGGCGGAGCGACTGGGGGCTCCATGCGGGCCCGATGGGGGCAAGAAGAAGCATTTGCACAATTGCCACATCCCAGGCTGTGGGAAAGCTTACGCCAAGACGTCACACCTGAAGGCGCACCTGCGCTGGCATAGCGGCGACCGTCCCTTCGTGTGCAACTGGCTCTTCTGCGGCAAGCGCTTCACGCGCTCTGACGAGCTGCAGCGCCATCTCCAGACCCACACCGGCACCAAGAAGTTCCCCTGCGCCGTCTGCAGCCGGGTCTTCATGCGCAGCGACCACCTGGCCAAACACATGAAAACCCACGAGGGCACCAAAGAGGAGGCAGCCGGGGCAGCGGCGGCAGAGGGCAAGGCTGGCGGAGTGGAGCCCCCCGGGGGCAAAGGCAAGCGCGAGGCTGAGGGCAGCGCGGCTCCCTCCAACTGA